From Brassica rapa cultivar Chiifu-401-42 chromosome A06, CAAS_Brap_v3.01, whole genome shotgun sequence:
AAGCGCAGCTCTACAAGCTACATTCTCGCAGCAAATGATGTAACTGGTCGTCTTCCGTTTCTTTTTCGAGTTTTTACGGTCAGGACGAGAGGTTTCTCCGAGAGGACGAGACACAAGTTTGAGTAGGGTTTCTATGAGTTTTGGTTTGGCTAGACCAGTGTACTTCCTCTCTTTCCCCATCTCTGCACATATGATCTTCATTATCTCATCTCGGCTCCATGAGTTTAAAAGCTCTGAAGCTTCTTCTGGCTGCTTGGACAATGCGTGGATCAGTTCCCTCCTCTCGCTTACACTCAAACCTTTCTTTTTGGGAAAGTCAGCGCACGTAACACCTGCAAAAGCCAAAAGCACAATCCTCTAACCCTAAAATCTCTTCAACATAATCGTATTGCCAAGTATAAATGAAtaagaataacaaaaaaaaaagttattatgaCATGTTTGGGTAAAATTTATTCACAATTTGTCAAGAACAACCAATATATTCACAATGGCGATGAATCAATAAGCGTATACGATCATGTTTCAACAGTTCTGATGAATTAAAACGACGTCGCGTTAATGACCTAAAAGCATATAAACGCGTCGAACTAGAACAATGAGAAGACAAAAAGACATTCACGCCGacaagaagaaagaagatgacGTACCTTGAAATGAAGAAGGATCTATGTCTTCTGGACCCACAGTACTATCAAAACGCCAATTCTTTGAGAGCTGCAGATCAGATTTCAGACAAACACGAAgacaaaagttaaaaagattCTATGGAAAAGAAGCATGTAAAACATGTACTCACGCTCCGCAAGAACAAAAGAGATCGATAAAGCTCAGATTttattttccaatttttttttttcaaaattagaaGTTTAAACAACCAAAAGGAAAACCCCATGAAGCTCTATTTGTCTTAATGTGTATGTATAAGACAAGGGATTCGAGGAGGACACGGTCGTTAAGCTCTAGGAAGAACAAAACATTGAGAATTTTTgtgaattaaaaaataaataccagaaaactaaaaaactaaaataaaagtaaataaaatgagGATTGGTTCGTTGTTTCACCGAATGAAAAACTTCCAACAACAACATCGAACAAAGAGAAGCTATTTACCGAAGCAgcttgcattttttttttcctttgtgttcttcgttttttctttctttcttggttatttttttttgagtgAATTAGCCCAATATCATATAAGAAGTAGCAAATTAGGCAAATGCCTATGACACAAAAGTTGTGGGGATCCAACATAGAGAAAATGTCAAAACTGACCTTATGTCTATAAAAAAGAGATCACGACAAAACCGGTGATAATAGGTCATAAgctaaatgaaataaaaagtaATTAGCGAAAAGCAAtggatctctctctctttcttccctCTATTatttttgagagagagagaattgcGTTATTTCCCATGCTTGATCAATCTGGTGAGGTTTTCAACCCGTATATCAGGTTTGTCTTCGGCAATGTCTTgtctggttttgttttttttttatttgttttttttttcagtttctcTGAATCAACCTCGCTTCTCTTTTAGAAAGGTTTCAATCGGATCAAAATCTTAGATCGATTTGTTTCATCCTGCCCTCTCTGTTAGGGTTCAATCATCTTCAAGCTTTTGATTTGCATGCAAGGATTTGAGACTTTCGTTTgcttttatttgtttgattcGATTGGTTCTGGGTTTGATGTTTTGAAGCGTTGTTTTTGATTTCGTCTGTGCTGAATCAAGCTATTGTGGAAGCCAAATTCTCTCTGTCGCGTTTTCCTGTCTCCGGTATGTTTTCGGTGGAATACCGATTAGACCGTCCGGCAACGGCTTACCTTTGGGTAAATCAAGCAAATTTAGCAAAAAGTTAGCATGTTTTTGGGTTTAGGTTAGCAAACAAAAATCTAAGGTAACCAGCTTTAAAAAGTAATAACCGCTAAAAAGAATGTTAAATAGATATTCTAGAATTTTTAGCATGTATATCGGAAGATTATTGCATATGCTAAAAAGGTTATTAACAAACTAAAGGAAACTTTGCACTGGTCCTgtgttaaaatattaaattagttAGCAAATATTGGTGTCGAAGATTTGTTAGATATGTTAGCGCGTTAAATAAAGTATTGTAAGCTATACCGTTTAGTGACCGTGTAACACTTTTTTATGCAGGTGTAGCGTCAACTCTCAACTGCTAACGGGGTTTGTCTATAAAAGGAAGCCAACAAGCAAACTCTCACCATAAAAAAGCTGTCTAGTTAACAAAACCAATACCACTCCTCCGTTTATGTGTATTGATTGTAGACTTTATAGTTACAGAATCTTGTTTcgtgatattttattaatactaGTTACAGAAGCTGTCTAGTTAACTAAAATATTAGTTTGCTCCATTGTCATTGTGGCCAATTATTTAAGTTAACGTCTTTGAATCGTTTGTAGCCGGCTAAGAATAATACTGgatgaatatatttaaagttagtTATGGAGTGTCATCGCTACAAAAAGGAAGTTGATAAGGGAGAACAAGGATTCgttattatatatagataaatcAGTACAAAAAGGGACACAAACATCATTGACTGTCCAAACAAAACATGGTGTCTGCAATCTTTATGAATAGAAGCTAAGTACAGTCGTAGCAATGTAGGTAGTGTGGAGTGTATTGTTGCTAATATTAGTATTtcaaaatccaaatataaattTGGACGATTCTGAAACTAACGAGGATGTCTTTCCATGTCTTCTCCACCTGTATTGTCGGTCCCATCACCCTCACGGATTTCTTCAGCCTCACGATTGTCGGTAACTGGAATCTGAAACATTTACATGAATagcaatgttaaaaaaaataaaaacaagaaaatgtgtTGCAATTTGTAGAGTTCAAACAAAACATAATGAGAGCAATATTTATAAATAGAAGCTAAGAAAATTCATAGCAAGGTAGTGAGCAAAAGTATGTTGCTAACATGAGCAAATTAAAATCCAAACAAAACGGGAAACAAACGTCTTTGGCAGATCAAACAAAACATAGTGTGCAATCTTTATGAATAAAAGCTAAGTACATTCGTAGCAATTTATTATGGAGTGCATTGTTGCTAATATTAGTATGccaaaatccaaatataaatatGGATAATTCTGGAGAAAAGGAGGATGGCTTACCATGTCTTCTCCACCTGTATTGTCGGTCCGTCACCTTCAATTGTGAGAATCTAACCGGTTTGCCAGCAAATAGAAACCGAACTTCGTGCTTCTTCGCCACCTTCAATTGTCGGGATAACAGGAACCGACCAAACCGGCCAGAAAACGAGGGTTTGTCTGCAATTTCGACAAGCTTTCCGAACTGGGTCTCCCTGATAGTCTGAGCTTCATCTGGTTCGAGGGCGTTGAGAATTTTCCGAATGCATGTAGGTTTGTGGTAAGGAGTAACGCCGACAGGTTCATCGCCTAGCGCAAACATTCTAGGAGGAAACGGGGGCGGAGAGGGAGGTTCATCGCTTCCATCCATctgaatttatttttgaattgaaGTGTAAAATTGAGATCTAATTTAGAATGGTTGAATTGAAGTAGAACAATGGATCAACAGAACTTAATATAAAAGGGGATGACGTGAGAGACTTTTGATATGCACAACTACGAAGCCAATAACCGAGTTTCGATAACTGAAAAAAATCTACGTGCCTGACACAAAAAAGGTAACGTGTTGGATTgggtaataaaaaataaataattaaagaagtAAATTATATTACAAGAACAGTAGGTAACCGGTTGATGTGAGTATGAAGTGAGCAAGGTTAGAAATGTAAAACTAACACCTCCTGACATCCTCGATAATGTAAATAGTGCATTTACCTAATTAGCGTATATGTCTTGTGTGTACGGTGCAATTTCTCATTTTAAAATAgcataagaaaaaatctaataagctataataagttacaaaacaTAACcagtaaacacacaaaaatgaattaatatttCATTCCAGATGTAATTATgatctaaaaaatatatatattataaaatataattttctattaaaatggaaaaataattattacttctgatattattaaactatttatatagtattttaaacttgatatttcattattttatcaaatttttattataatttaactGATTTATCTTGGAATTAGTATAATTTATTTGCATGAAAAATTAATTAgtgtaaatgttttttaaaatttaaaacttcgtgaaaataaatatagtaatatttatttaaattttagttttttattttattatgtcaaagtgaaataaaataataagaagatatatatatattacattttccaaattttttttgctaattttatTATTCTCCAAAAAATAGAGAATAGTAAAGATTATTgacactttaattcaaactaaaatgattattaacaataaaaatatgatttcagaattttatttattatttatttgtttataatattgtttttaatctaatatatatatttaaaatgcttcataaaattaatataaaattgtttttattatacgGGCAGGCTAACCCCTAGTATCAtataaaccgaaaacaacgtaaattaattaatataattatccTCGTTTACTTAAGTTAATTCTAGTTAATTAGTTTAGAAACTTTAGATCAATTTCAAAGTGACCGGCCCGCCATGGTCTTAGCGTTttctaaagagagagagagagagagagagagagaaagtgaaacCAGTAAAGTAATCAATTCTCTTCGTCggtttaaaagaaacaaaaaaaaaaactccggAGAAGAGTAAACCGATGTCGTCGTCTTCCCCTTCAGATCCCACAGTGGCGCGTGATCAACATGCGCCACTTCTCCGCCCGCGTCAGGACGGATTCTCCGCTTCTTCATCAGCCGCCAGGCCCACAGCTCTCGCCGTTCTCTTGGGTCGGATCACCGGCCACCGCGCGCCGTCGATACTCGTGAGAGAGACGGCGGCGCGTGCTTTCGAGGAGAGACGCATCGACTGGGGCTACTCAAAGCCCGTCGTCGCCGCTGACATACTCTGGAACGCCGCTCTGGTAATCGCCTCGGCGGTTATGCTTGTCGGCACCGTCGAAGAAAGACCAAACGAGCCGATCAGGGTGTGGATCTGCGGATACGGGTTACAGTGTTTGATCCACGTGGCGTTGGTTTGGTCCGAGTACTGGAGGAGAAACACGAGGCGTAGAGCTAGAGACTTGGAGTCCGGTGACGGTCTCGGTTACAACAGTGAGTATGAtcatgaagaagatggtgataaTTCAACAACATACAGGTTTGgtcttatgatgatgatgatggtttaGTGTGTTCTTGTCTTTACTATGATGAATGTGTTGTTGTGATCAGTTTTGCGAAAAGATGCGAGTCGATAAACACTGTTTTATCGTTCATGTGGTGGATACTTGGATTCTACTGGGTTGTACAAGGTGGAGATAGGCTTTTAGGAGAAGCTCCTAACCTTTACTGGTATTAATACAGTTTTTGATCACATTGTTAGAACACTACacattatttgtttgttttttttcatatcTTGTTGGTTTTTTGTCGCAGGTTGTCGGTGATTTTACTGGCGATTGATGTGTTCTTTGCCATTTTCTGTGTTGTTTTGGCTTGTCTTGTTGGGATAGCTCTCTGCTGTTGCCTCCCCTGCATCATCGCTCTTCTTTATGCCGTTGCAGGAACGGTATGAGCATGAATAGTCTCTTGAAAATGTCCATCTTTGTGGTCTTTAAAGATTACAACTTTCCGGGTTTATACAGGAAGGGGTATCAGAGGCGGAGCTAGGAGTTCTTCCGATGTACAAGTTTCAGGCTTTTCATAGCAACGAGAAGAGCAATACCGGAGCTGGTAAAATGGTTCCCGTTCCAACTGATGGTTTAGGCTTGGCAACTGAAAGAACATTACTTGCTGAGGATGCGGTAAAGCCAAATCTGTTATGATAAGAAtttgttatgttttattaaGTTTGAAAGATGTTTGTTTACTTTGATTTCTTTCCTGCAGGACTGTTGTATATGTCTGAGCTCTTATGAAGATGGAGCAGAGCTTCATACTCTTCCTTGCAACCACCATTTCCATTTCAACTGTATAGTTAAATGGCTAAAGATGAAAGCAACGTGCCCTCTCTGCAAACATAACATCCTTAAAGGAACCACTGACCAATCTTGAAGCCGGACTCTAATAAAACAGAGACATAAGTTCCATTTCATCAGTTAAAAActcttttgtatatataacatGAAAAATCATGTATCTATTGTTAAAGGTATccatttttaattgtaaaagatCACATTATACATATCATCTCTAAGTTCAAGTACATATCACTTCGTTGCTACATTGTTTACTGCAATCATTCCTCATCACTTACAACTGATTTGAGCCTTTTAGTTTGCATATTGAGACACAAACCTGAAACAGCGGTCATATTCCCCTCCTTTTCATAAGCTCTAATCAAGAGATCAAAAACAGCTGCATCAGGACTTATCTCTCTTCTCAGCATTTCATCAAAAACTTGTCTAGCCTCCACCATCAGTCAAACCCTTGCTAGCTAACCTGTAAATCAATGCAGTGTAGGTTAACAAGTCGAGCTCGAGACCCTGTTGAACCCTTTTGGTTTTTTTAACTTAAACGCATAAACCAAATTCCCTTTGCTTATCCAAGAAGTGTACATGAGCATATCTGGAACAAGTACAGCCTCTGAAAGTTTAAACGTTTCTGAAACTCCTCTGCACAAAGCGTCAATAAGCAGTGTACATAACATCATTAGCTTTCACTTAAACGACAGCCTTCATGCACCCGGATTTGAAATACGCATTCATCATTTTTGTCAAAATCATACTCctctgttacaaaaaaaaatatccatgttttagaaaattatttgtttataaaagatacgttctttacatttttattaaataataattgtaaattataaactttaagaaaattaattatgtttattaaatttttattggctAAAAGTTATAGAAAATAGTTAATCACAAAAATGTATCTTTTGTCAGTGAAAAAAAATGCgtttataactaaaatttaatatgttttattaatatgtaCGAAAACTCTAAAAGATATGTATCTTTTCAAAAAGAGGGAATATAATTCAGATAATTTGGATAATAAATAGTTTGTATGATTCAAATAAAATATCAGGTAATTTCTATTACTTTAAATAGTTGGATAATATTTTcagttaattataaataattttaattttgttggtGTAATTCAatttctttaaatattttgaatattgttataaattatatttatagatatttaattcttttaaatttaacTAATAATTTTAGGTTAAATTTTGATTCAATGCTCATTTGATTTTTGGTTTGGATATTTTAGATATAGATATGAACTAATATATGTATTAGCTTTCTgttatttggtttggtttcttcTGTTTTGGTTAATTTGTTTATGTTGAGGTGGTTCGGTTCTAAAGACACCGTTTTGAAACAATGTTTCCTTCATCTTAAGAGTGAAATTATTTGCGCCAAACATAAATTATGAGGAAATACATATGATTGGCCTGCAAACCTGTATTAAATTCGTTAGGTAACATACGTTGATTGCTTACTGATAAATGGTAAGAAGCAGCcccagtttttaataaaaaatcgcTCAAACCATCAAATTAGAATCGAATGTCCCCTTACCAAAATTAACaatttgaatattttgttaCATTATGTAACGTATGAAGTAAGACTTGTGACTTGTGAACATACACATATAACTACAAAACCGTGTGAAGAGAACAGTGACTTTTCGAGAGAAAAATCTAATAAGATTTTCGAGTATTGGAGGACGTGATTTGTAGTGTTTCTATCGCTACACGTGAGGACAGATTGGATGGTTGAtaatgaaaatctaaagaatgGCAGGATCAATATATACTTGTCAATGGCTATAGCCTATATTGATTCTccactttcaaataaaattaacatGGTCCATGATCCTTTTAGACTATCAACAAAGGAAGCATACGACTTATAGACAGTAGAAGTTCTATAAATCAGTACTTtggtaaattaataaatataataaatttcatCAATTTTGAATTGAAACAATTCCAAAATATGACAAAATCGATAAGATAACATTTTTAAGaaatttctatataaataaatgatCTCAttaatagttatattatttatagcttataaaagtgcaaaaaaaatattgtttgctTTTATTCACAAGAGTTGATTTCTATTTTTAACACTTCAATATATTTGGAAAAGATATAGTAAAagcatatttaaaattatatttaaattctatgaaaaatatttcttttcttttctttgaaaCATATTTCATACTAACCAACTAACATAGTAAAAGATATGAAAAtcaaatatctaaaatttaattgaaatatatgataaaatccactatttttattttatattttaaaataaagagatctaaatttgtttgtaaattaataactctataaattaataaaatattataattctaatattattaatttatagagtctTGACTTTAATAAATtgatagtttaaaaataattattgtgaatAACAACACAAATTTATTTAGTGAcacaaaatatcaaattttccCAACAGAAAATACtcattttgttaaataaaaaaccatgttggaaaattttgtttaatgaaATAGAAACTATCAATTTTCCCACTGTTGTTAATAAAAGTTATATCACTTTGCCACTATAAAAAATCCGAAagtagtttaataaaaaacattttttttacagacctcttttttttttttttcaattacaGACCtcttataaaattaaatgaatGGTAACTAGTACTAAATTCCAATTTGGCAACCCTGAATTAATAAACGTAATCTTGTACTATACATATGACGCAATCATGTGTCTTCTATTAGCTAACACTTATAATGATTtacaacataaaataaaaataaacatttagcCATAAACCTCTTTAAAATCCTTCTTCTTTCCGAAAACTTATAAACAACAAACTTCCCCCATTTCTCCCATTCCTGCATCTATAAGCTATCCTAATtgcaacaaacaaaaaatacccTTTTGGACTACGACGAGTCTCCTTGATTCCTCTCAACGATTCTCAGGTCTTTctgcatttttttattttttcgatTGCTGCTCGATTAAACGAGAGAATGTACTGATTTAGTTTCTATCGTGGTGGAATTTGAGatcttgatttgatttttttgaaatttgaaattagggttttagatTTGGGGGAAAACGATGGAGGAAAGAGGAGGATATGCGTTCGAGGTTAACAATGGCCGTCCGGCGGCGAATGAGTTCGGGAGTTCTCGGAGGAATTCTTCGCCGCAGCGTCCGTCATTGACGAAGTCATCGTCTGTCCGTGAAGGAGGAGGAAGTAAAGGACGGAGGTCAATGAAGCCGAGTTCCGACGACGAGTTCATTACTTTACTCCATGGCTCAGATCCGGTGAGAGTCGAGCTCAGTAGGCTCGAGAACGAAGTCAGAGGTACAATAACGACCATCTCTTTATTCTTATTGGTCGATTCAAAGTTTCCGTtgacaattcttttttttttttttgatttttgtaaCATATGTTTTTTTACGTGCATGCGTGTCATTTTGACTTTGGTGTGTGCAGATAAAGATCGGGAGTTGTCTGAATCCCAAGCTGAGATCAAGGCTTTGAGGTTGTCTGAACGCCAAA
This genomic window contains:
- the LOC117126049 gene encoding uncharacterized protein LOC117126049 codes for the protein MDGSDEPPSPPPFPPRMFALGDEPVGVTPYHKPTCIRKILNALEPDEAQTIRETQFGKLVEIADKPSFSGRFGRFLLSRQLKVAKKHEVRFLFAGKPVRFSQLKVTDRQYRWRRHDSSYRQS
- the LOC103827550 gene encoding E3 ubiquitin protein ligase RIE1; translated protein: MSSSSPSDPTVARDQHAPLLRPRQDGFSASSSAARPTALAVLLGRITGHRAPSILVRETAARAFEERRIDWGYSKPVVAADILWNAALVIASAVMLVGTVEERPNEPIRVWICGYGLQCLIHVALVWSEYWRRNTRRRARDLESGDGLGYNSEYDHEEDGDNSTTYSFAKRCESINTVLSFMWWILGFYWVVQGGDRLLGEAPNLYWLSVILLAIDVFFAIFCVVLACLVGIALCCCLPCIIALLYAVAGTEGVSEAELGVLPMYKFQAFHSNEKSNTGAGKMVPVPTDGLGLATERTLLAEDADCCICLSSYEDGAELHTLPCNHHFHFNCIVKWLKMKATCPLCKHNILKGTTDQS